The Thalassotalea piscium sequence CTTTTATCCCTGATGATTCGTCAGCAACATAGTCAGCTAAACAACGGTTGTATTGACCTGTTGGTTTCTTACTTTGTTGTCTTAATTGATGCAAACGCATACGTTCATTTGAGCGCGTTTCATCATCGAAAATGATTAAATCATCTTCTACTCTTTGCGCTGGAAATAAACCAAATACGGCTTTTGCCTGTATTTTATTTCCCGAAATTATGTCGTCAATCATCGTATTGGCATCGTTAAACAACTTAGTCGCTTCTACTCCGATCACTTCATGTTTTAATATTAATGGGTACTTGCCCATTAATTGCCAAGTCATAAAAAATGGCGTCCAATCAATATAGTTTCTTATGATATTAAAATCTAATGACTCTAATACGGTTACGCCTAATTTGTTTGGCACTTTAGGCGTGTAGTTGTCGAAGTTAATTGGCACACTATTCGCTCTAGCTTCTTCAAGTGTAATTAAGCTTGAGCGTGGCCCTTTTTTATAATGTCTTTCTCTCACCCGCTTATATTCGTCAGCTTGTCGCTCCATAAATGCAGGACGAAATTCATTTGACAATAAATTGCTAACAACCGATACCGATCGCGAAGCATTGGGCACATAGACAACGGGATGATCATATTGCGGATCAACTTTTACCGCGGTATGCGCTTTAGAAGTAGTTGCACCACCAATAAGTAACGGTAATTCAAAGTTTTGACGCTTCATTTCTTTGGCTACGTGCACCATTTCATCTAACGAGGGGGTTATAAGCCCCGACAAGCCAATAATATCAACATTCTCTTCTTTGGCGACACGTAATATATCTTCACAAGACACCATTACACCTAAGTCAACAATATCGTAATTGTTGCACTGCAACACTACGCCAACAATGTTTTTGCCAATATCATGAACATCACCTTTCACCGTTGCCAGTAAGACCTTGCCGTTAGAAGTAATTTCAGTTTTTTCATCTTCAATAAATGGGTTTAAATAGGCCACTGCTTGCTTCATTACACGCGCAGATTTTACCACTTGCGGTAAAAACATTTCGCCAGCGCCAAATAAGTCGCCTACCACATTCATACCGTCCATTAATGGGCCTTCGATAACATCAAGTGGTTTTGCTGCCTGCAACCGTGCATCTTCTGTATCTTCGATAATAAATTCATTAATGCCTTTGACTAATGAGTACTCTAAACGTTTAATAACAGGTAACTCTCGCCAGGTTAAATCGGCTTTATTATCTACGGCACCGGCTTGGCCACGGTATTTTTCTGCAAGCTCCAATAAACGTTCAGTTGCACCATCGTCATTGTTTTGAATAACATCTTCTACGGCAGTACGTAAATCGTCTGGAATATCTGAATAAATAGCAAGTTGCCCTGCATTAACGATCCCCATATCCATACCGCTTTTTATCGCGTGATATAGAAAAACAGCATGAATAGCTTCACGAACCGCATTATTCCCTCGAAATGAAAATGAAACGTTAGACACGCCACCAGAGATCATTGCATGGGGTAAGTTTTGCTTAATATCTGCAACGGCTTCGATAAAATCTACCGCATAATTATTATGCTCCTCAATACCGGTTGCAACAGCAAAAATATTAGGATCGAAGATAATATCTTCAGCAGGAAAATTAATTTCCTCAACTAAAATTTTATAAGCACGTTGGCAAATTTCAAATTTACGTACCCTTGTATCTGCTTGACCCTTTTCATCAAAAGCCATAATAATTACTGCGGCGCCATATCGGCGCAGCAATTCAGCTTGCTGGCGAAAATTCTCTTCCCCTTCTTTTAAACTGATAGAATTAACTACACCTTTACCCTGAATGCATTTAAGCCCTGCTTCTAAAATTTCCCACTTAGAGGAATCAAGCATAATTGGCACTTTAGCTATATCAGGCTCACCAGCAATTAAGTTAAGGTATCGGACCATAGCGGCTTGAGAATCAAGCATGCCTTCATCCATATTTATATCAATTATTTGCGCACCATTTTCTACTTGCTGTAAGGCTACCGAAATTGCTTGTTCATAGTTTTCTTCAATAATTAAACGCTTAAATGCTGCCGAGCCCGTGATATTTGTTCGCTCACCTACGTTTACAAAGAGGCTATTTTCATCAATTGTCAGTGCTTCTAAACCAGAAAGCCGACACGCAATTGGACGAGGTAAAATGGCACGCGGCTTAACATCTTTAACCGCTTCATACATCTGTTTAATGTGTTCAGGTGTAGTGCCACAACATCCGCCAATAATATTTAAAAAACCCGATTCTGCCCACTCTTTAACGTGAGACTTCATCTCGTCTGAACCTAGATCATATCCACCAAATGCGTTAGGTAAACCAGCATTAGGATGTGCAGAAACTGCAAAGTCTGAGATTCGGCTTAACTCTTCAACATACTGTCTTAGCTCAACGGGTCCAAGCGCACAGTTAAGTCCAAATGAAATAGGTTGTGCGTGGCGTAAAGAATTATAAAAAGCTTCGGTAGTTTGTCCTGTTAGTGTTCTTCCTGAAGCATCAGTAATTGTGCCTGAGATCATTACCGGCAAACGATAGCCTAACTGCTCAAAAACCACCTCAACAGCGAAAATAGCTGCTTTTGCATTTAAGGTATCAAAAATAGTTTCAAGTAATATGATGTCTGAACCGCCCTCAATTAATGCAAGGGTTGATTCGATATAGGCATCTTTCAACTGATCAAAGGTAATATTGCGAAATGCTGGATCGTTAACATCTGGTGAAATAGAACATGTTCTATTCGTTGGGCCCAACACACCTGCAACAAAACGAGGTTTTTCGGGTGTTTTTGCCGTATATTCATCAGCCGCAGCTTTAGCTATTTTAGCCGCTTCTCTGTTTATTTCAGCACTTAACGACTCCATGTCGTAATCTGCCATAGCAATAGTGGTCGCATTAAACGTATTGGTTTCAATAATATCTGCACCAGCTGCCAAGTATTCACAATGTATATCTCTAATTACCTGTGGCTGAGTTAAGACAAGTAAATCATTATTACCTTTTACGTCGCTATGCCAATCAGCAAAACGTTCACCTCTGTAATCTTGCTCTTCAAATTTATACGCTTGGATCATAGTGCCCATAGCACCATCAAGTATTACTATCTTTTTAGCAAGCTGCTGCTCTAATAAGGAATATGATGTAGATTTTTTCATGTTACTGCTCTTTTGATAGTTTTTTACTTGAAGGATGAATCGCTTGAATATTATTGGCATCCAATTGATAAGGTGTTATTTGATAAACGTAGTAGTTGAGCCAATTGGTAAACAATAAACTGCCATGACTTCGCCATGAGCTTTTAGGATTATTAGAAGGGTCGTTATTAGCGAAATAATTTTCTGGCAATGTGGGTGATAAACTTGAATTTACATCACGCTCATACTCTTCTTTCAGTGTACTTGCGTCATATTCAGGATGCCCAGTTAAATACACTTGCTGCTTATTTTTACTTACCGTTAAGTAAACCCCTGCTTGCGGTGACTCTGCTAATACAGTTAACTCTTCAACCGACTGGTAATCTTCTTTAGTGATATAGCCATAACGAGAATGAGGAACAATAAAGTGCTCATCAAACCCTCGCGTTAGTTCTTCTTTTGGATCGAGTGCTTGGTGTTCATATATACCTGACAATTTTTGCTTTCGAAGGTGTCGATTTAAACCATAATGATGATATAACGCAGCATGTGCAGCCCAACATGAAAACATAGTTGAGGTAACATTACTTTCTGCCCAATCGAATACCTCACAAATTTTATCCCAAAAGGTAACGTCTTGATAATCCAATAAGGCTAAAGGAGCCCCTGTAATGATTAAGCCGTCGTATTGCTTTGTTTTAATATCATCAAATAGGCGATAAAAGTTATCTAAGTGTTCTTGTGGTGTATGTTTTGACTCGTTAGCATGAATACGCACAAACTCAACATTAATTTGTAATGGCGTGTTAGCAAGCATTCGTAATATTTGTACTTCCGTTTCAATTTTATTCGGCATTAAGTTTAGAATTGCAACTTCCATCGGACGAATCTCTTGGCTTGCAGCTCTATGCTCAGACATAACAAAAATATTTTCATTATCAAGCACTTGTAATGCGGGTAATTGATCTGGAATTTTTATAGGCATGTAAGCTCACCTTACTTAATTTATTACGATATGCATGCTGTAAATCGTACAACATTAATTATGAATATAATGTGCCTTGGATTGCTAGATATGTCAACATCTAAACGTATAGACGTCTAAATGAATTTGTTATATCACTATATATTCTGAACTTATGCAAAAGATTACTGAAGAAGAGAATTCCGTAGAAGTGTAGTTTTTAGTGAGTGAAGCCAAAGCTAGTGTGTAAGTACTTTATATTTGACTTGCTCTATATACCGTTTTACGTAGTTTTAACAAGATGTAGGCTCAATAAATTTGCCCTGTTATCGTTTGAGTGATGGCTCTGCTACCGTTTCTGATGAAAGTAACCGCGCTTTACTTTTAGCTCTTTTTTTTCTTTGTTCTTTTTTGCTCGCTAACACTACTGTATTGATAAACTCAGCCGATTTTTTGCTGGGATCATAAGCAACCTCAATGGTTTTACCGTTACATGTAATAGAATCGCCGTTTCGAATCTTTTTACGCTTTTGAACTACAACTTCATTATTTACTAATACATTACCTTCACTGATCATGCTTTTAGCTTCGCCGCCACCGCCAACCATATTGGCTATTTTAAGTAATTTACAAAGTTCTATAGGTTCAACACAAATGTCGAAAATTGAGTGTTCAGACATGAAATACGCCTAATATGTTTAAATAATAATAGTGTTATATTCTAACATATATATGAATATTTTATAATGCAGCTCTTACAGAAGAAGCCTAATAATTCTGATTGCTACTTAACATAATATCACTTCGTATAAGAAAGTGATCTCTTAGCCAAAATTAAAGGTTTAGATGTAAGGCATTGACTGTAGCGAGGGGGTAATTGGTGTAACGGTTCTTGCTGCAGTAATTTATTATTTTAACCCGTAGAAATGCTCACATAGCTAGTGATATTAATGGTATAAATATTAAAATAAAAAAAGCCACCGATAACATCAGTGGCTTTATACATAGTTTAAATTACTGCACAGCGATAACCAGTATTATGACTCAGTGATAACTTCTTCTGCGACAGCTTCAGTCTTTTTAGATAAAAATAATTCTCTTAAACGTGTGTCTAGCTCTTTTGCAATAGCTGGATTTTCTTTAAGGTAGTTAGTTGAATTTGCTTTACCTTGGCCAATTTTGTCGCCTTTGTAGCTATACCAAGCACCGGCTTTTTCAACCATTTTATTCTGTACACCAAGGTCAATTAACTCACCTAAACTGTTAATTCCCTCACCGTAAAGTATTTGAAACTCAACTTGTTTAAAAGGAGGTGCAATTTTATTTTTAACTACTTTTACACGCGTCTCATTACCAATAATTTCATCACCCTGCTTTACAGCACCAATACGACGAATATCTAATCGAACTGAGGCGTAAAACTTAAGTGCGTTACCGCCTGTTGTAGTTTCTGGATTACCAAACATAACACCAATTTTCATACGAATTTGGTTAATGAAAATCATCATAGTGTTCGATTGCTTTAAATTACCGGTAAGCTTACGCATTGCTTGAGACAACATACGCGCTTGAAGCCCCATGTGCGAGTCGCCCATATCACCTTCAATTTCAGCTTTTGGTGTTAGAGCAGCGACAGAGTCGACAACAATTACATCAACAGCACCTGAGCGAGTTAACATGTCACAAATTTCTAATGCTTGTTCACCTGTATCGGGTTGTGAAACAAGTAACTCATTAATATTTACACCAAGTTTTTCAGCATAAATAGGGTCTAACGCATGCTCAGCGTCAACAAAGGCACATACTTTACCGTTGCGTTGTGCTTCTGCGATTACCTCTAATGTTAAGGTGGTTTTACCACTTGATTCTGGTCCATATATCTCTACAATACGACCCATTGGTAATCCGCCTGCGCCTAGTGCAATATCAAGTCCTAGTGAGCCTGTAGAAATGGTCTCGATATCCATGCTACGGTTTTCACCTAGCTTCATAATTGAACCTTTACCAAATTGGCGTTCAATTTGGCTTAACGCAGCAGAGAGTGCCTTTTCTTTATTCTCGTCCATTTCTTGCTCCACATGTAAATACATAAATAAGTCTGATGCAGCAAAGTATACTGTATAGTCGTACAGTATCAAGTTTTTTTATAATTATTTTTCAAACTCTATAACTTTTAATTTTTTTGTAATTTTAACTATATGTAATTTAAGAATTAATTAACAATTAGTAACTTTTAAATATTTTAAGCTAAAAAGTTACTACTGCCAATTTATCACTGTTTTTTTTAATTATATCAGTTGTATTTACGCTTTAACGAAAACTTGTGGGTCTATTACTTATGCTTATGGCATAATTGAGTAATACACTCTTAAATTATCACAAGACAAAATAAGAATTAATGACTACTGCGACCCCAGACTTATCTTCTCATACCCCTATGATGCGCCAATATTTAACGATTAAGGCCGAATTCCCTAACATTCTTGTTTTTTATCGCATGGGCGATTTTTATGAATTGTTTTTTGATGATGCCAAGAAGGCTTCAGACTTATTGGATATATCGCTCACGGCAAGAGGGAAAACAGGCGGTAATGCCATACCAATGGCAGGTGTGCCCTATCACGCTGTTGAAAACTACTTAGCCCGCCTTATTCAACTTGGTGAGTCTGTTGCAATTTGCGAACAAATTGGTGATCCAGCAACAAGTAAAGGCCCAGTTGAGCGTAAGGTGGTTAGAATATTAACCCCTGGCACAGTAAGTGATGAAGCCTTACTCGCCGACCGACAAGATAATTTAATTGTAGCGATTACCCATACTCAGCAAGGGTTCGGTTTAGCATATTTAGATATGACTAGCGGAAGATTTGTCTTAACAGAGCCTGCAACCAAAGAGCAGCTGCAAGCTGAATTACAACGCCTCTCACCTGCTGAGCTTTTGTATCCAGAAACATTCCAAGACACAGCATTAATTAGCCAACATAAAGGATTAAGACGTCGTTCAGAATGGGAGTTTGATTTAGACACCGCTCATAAATTATTAAATGAACAGTTTGGCACTAAAGAGCTTACAGGCTTCGGTGTTGCAGACCAATCAATTGGTTTAATGGCAGCAGGTTGTTTATTGCAATATGTTAAAGATAGTCAACGCTCAGCTTTACCACATATCCGCTCAATTATTGCAGAAACAGCTGCCAAAGGTGTAATTTTAGATGCGGCGACAAGGCGTAATTTAGAACTTACGCAGAACTTGCAAGGTGGTATAGAAAACACCCTAGCATCAATATTGGATACTTCAGCGACTCCAATGGGCTCTAGGTTACTTAAACGTTGGTTACACTTTCCACTTAGAGATATAGAAACGTTAACAACTAGACAACAGTCTATTTCTGCATTAATTTCAACTGACACATATTCACCGTTACATGATTTGTTGAAGCACATTGGTGATATAGAACGAATAGTGTCACGAGTAGCGCTTCGATCTGCTCGACCGCGTGACTTTGCTCGATTACGTAACGCACTGTTACTTTTACCTGAACTTCAGCAATTGCTCACTACTGAGGGGTTATCCGCGTTAACTAAACTTACCTCAGATACTTCGCCATTAACCGATATAGCGCACTTATTAGAGCGGGCCATTGTTAATAACCCGCCTGTGCTAATACGAGATGGCGGCGTAATTGCACCACACTATCATGAAGAGTTAGATGAACTACGTGATTTAAGTGACGGAGCAACTGAGTTTTTAGCGCAATTGGAAGCTCGTGAGAAAGAAAGAACAGGCATTCAAACGCTTAAAGTTGGCTATAACAAGGTACATGGCTTTTATATTGAGATCAGTCGTAATGCGGCACAAGATGTACCTGATGACTATATCAGACGTCAAACTCTTAAAAACAATGAACGTTTTATCACCAATGAATTAAAGCAACATGAAGAAAAGGTACTCAGTGCACAAAGTAAGTTTTTAGCTTTAGAAAAACGTTTATATGATCAGTTATTTGACTTGATCTTGCCTGAATTAGATAAACTACAAACACTAGCACAAGCAATTGCTGAAATAGACGTATTAACCACTTTTGCAGAAAGAGCCGAAACATTAAATTATGTAAAGCCTAAGTTATCACAAACACCAGGTATTAATATTGAAGCTGGCCGCCATGCGGTAGTTGAACAGATGACCGAAGCCCCATTTATTGCCAACCCTGTAGTACTTACTGAAGCTCGTAAAATGTTAATAATTACGGGCCCCAATATGGGCGGAAAGTCTACTTATATGAGACAAACAGCCTTAATTGTATTACTTGCTCATATTGGTGCTTTTGTGCCAGCAAGCGCAGCAAATATTGGTATGGTTGACCGAATATTCACCCGAATTGGAGCTTCGGACGATCTTGCTAGTGGCCGCTCAACCTTTATGGTTGAGATGACAGAAACAGCGAATATTTTGCATAATGCAACAGCTAAAAGCTTAGTATTGTTAGATGAAATAGGACGAGGTACAAGTACTTTTGATGGTTTATCTTTAGCATGGGCCTGTGCTGAAATGTTGGCGCTTAAAACTAAAGCCTTTACGCTATTTGCCAGCCATTATTTTGAATTAACTTTGCTTGCCGAGCAAATTTCAACGCTAGCAAATGTTCATTTAGACGCTGTTGAGCATGATGAAAAAATAATTTTCATGCATGCTGTACAAGAAGGTGCAGCTAGCAAAAGCTTCGGTTTACAAGTAGCGCAGCTTGCTGGGGTACCTAAAACGGTTATTCAACGAGCAAAACAGCGGTTGAAAGAGTTAGAAAATCAACAAAGCGCCTCAAGCATTAGCCAAGATACTCAACCATTTGAGCAATTGTCTTTAATGGATGATAGTCACCCTGTCATTGACAAGTTAAAATCACTCGATGTAAATGAGCTAAGCCCACGTCAAGCACTTGACTTGCTATTTCAATTAAAACAAGAGTTGTAATACCAGTTTCCTTAATTAAGTGATCTATTTTATACGCAGTGAAAACAATCAAATACAAGGCATTTATTTTCATAACTAGTTGTTCTAATTATAAAATAAATAACGCAGTAGTTGATTGTTTTAACCAGTAGAAATGATCAAATAATTAGTGAGATTGGTATAATACCCCTTTCATTAATTAGGTGATCAACTTTATACGCAGGAATTACAGTCAAATAAAAAGTATTAATTTCAGGCATTAAAAAACCAGCGATATCGCTGGTTTATTCACAAAAATACTATTTAGCTATACTTACGCTTGGAACAATGCCTCGATAGACAAATCTTGTTGACTTAAAATATCACGTAGTCGCTTTAAAGCTTCTACTTGTATTTGTCTTACGCGTTCACGGGTTAAACCAATTTCAACACCAACGTCTTCCAATGTAGCAGCTTCGTAGCCTAATAAGCCAAATCGTCTTGCTAATACTTCACGTTGTTTTGAGTTAAGTTCATTAAGCCAATGTACGATATTATTTTTAATATCAGCGTCTTGGAGGCTTTGCTCAGGGTTACTGCCTTTTTCGTCAGGAATAACATCGAGTAATACCTTGTCAGACTCTCCTCCAAAGGGTGTATCAACAGAAGACATGCGTTCGTTCAAGCGTAACATTTTAGTCACATTAGCAACGGGTACATCTAGTTCCTGTGCAATATCTTCAGCTGTAGGCTCGTGATCAAGTTTTTGAATTAACTCTCGTGCTGTTCTTAGATAGATATTAAGTTCTTTAACTACATGTATAGGTAATCGAATAGTACGGGTTTGATTCATAATGGCACGTTCTATTGTTTGACGTATCCACCATGTAGCATAGGTAGAGAACCTAAAACCTCGTTCAGGATCAAATTTTTCCACTGCACGGATCAAACCTAAATTACCTTCCTCGATCAAATCTAATAAGGGTAAGCCACGATTGTTATATCGACGTGCAATTTTAACAACTAAGCGTAAATTACTTTCTATCATACGCTTGCGAGAGGGTTCGTCACCTTTTAAAGAAAGGCGAGAAAAGTAGACTTCTTCTTCAGCAGTTAACAAAGGTGATATCCCAATCTCACCTAAATACAATTGTGTTGCATCTAAATTAGATGGCGTATCATCCACAATTTTATTGGTTTTAGTTTCAACGGCAACATTAACGTCCGCACATTCATTTAATTCTTTTTTTATGCTCATGCTATATCTCCCATCAATTTAGCAAAGCCTATGCTCTAGGTACTATTTAAATATTCACACTAACTCCAATTTTATTTATTGTTTATTATCTTCTCGGCAGATACTTTAATGGATTTACAGATTTTCCACGAAAGCGAACTTCAAAATGAAGCATGACTCTTTTCGCTTCTGTGTCACCCATTTTGGCAATAATCTCGCCTGCTTTAACGGTTTGCTGTTCCTTAACCAAAATACTGTCGTTATGTGCATAAGCACTTAAGTAATCATCGTTGTGTTTAACAATAATTAATCGACCATATCCTCGTAAAACATCCCCAGCATAAACAACTTTACCGTCAGCTGCAGCCCTGATTAAATCGCCTTTGTTACCTGCGATGTCAATTCCCTTATTCCCTTGTTTTTTAGAAGAAAATAATGAAATTATCCGGCCTTCATTTGGCCATTTCCACTGACTGATTTTCTGTGAAAATGTCCCCTGACTCAACGGTTCATTTATACTTGATTTTTCCCGTCTTGTATTACTACCATACGCTTGCTTTTTGGAAGTGGCAACTGGTTTTTTTACCACCTTAGTTTGAACGTTTTTCGTACTTTTGGTGGAAGTGTTACTATCACTAGGCTTGCGGCTATTTTTAGCTAAATATAACTTTTGATTTGGAAAAATTCGATAAGGGGGGGCAAGATCATTCAATTGGGCCAAATCGCGTATATCTATGTCTGCTCGCCACGCAATTGAATATAGCGTTTCACCTTTTTTTACAATGTATTCTGTAGTACTAATACTGCTTTTAACCCGTTTATATAAAGGGACATGGCCTTGAACTTCAACCACGGGAGCAGGTGATTGCCTGCTCGAACAAGCTGAAAGCAAAAAAATCAATAGTGAAAAAACAATATGGTGGTATTGAATATTACGCAAAATAAAGTACTTTAGTCCTTAATAGTCAGATTAATTACTTAACAAAAAATAAGCGATAACAATTAATACCACAATTACCCAGCCGATTGTATCTATCCACTGACGTAGTTTTTGTTCCATCGTTTCTCCACCGTAATAAATAATACCCGCCACTAGAAAGAAACGTAGCCCGCGACCTACTGCAGATGCAAGCAAGAACGGCCAAAAGAGCATATGTAAAAACCCTGCACTAACGGTAAATAGCTTATAAGGAATGGGAGAGAATCCTGCTAAAAACACAACCCAAACACCCCATTGTTCAAACCAACTAATTGCAGTATTAAAACGCTCTTGATAACCAAATTCAGTAATTAATGGCTGGATCAAAGGTTCAAACATCCAAAAACCTAAATAATAACCAACAACCCCGCCTATAACTGATGAAACAGTAGTTAACGATGCATAAAACCACGCTTTTTTTCTATTTGCCAATACCATAGGTGCAAGTAAAACGTCTGGTGGAATAGGAAAAAACACTGACTCAGCAAAGGTTAACACCGCTAAAATTACTGGCGCAAACTTATGTTTTGCCCATTTAAGCGTCCACTCATAGAGTGAAGAAAATATCTTCACAATAAGTCTCCGGGTACTAAGGGCACAAATTTTACAGCTTCTATTTGCTTTTCAATATATTCATTGCCAGCGCGTGTAATAATTTTTAATATTTGGGTTTGACCGCCTACAGGAATCACTAGTCGACCACCATCAGTTAACTGCTCAAGAAGTGCTTGTGGAACTGATACAGCCGCTGCGGTTACAATAATTGCTTGAAAAGGCCCTTTGCTGCTCCACCCTTGCCAACCATCGCCATGTTTCATTGCAATATTATGCAAGTCGATACTTCTGAGTTTACGCTTAGCTTGCCATTGCAATGACTTAATGCGCTCAACTGAAAAAACCTTTTCAGTGAGTTGAGCTAAAATAGATGTTTGATAACCCGAACCGGTGCCTATTTCTAAAATACTGTCAGGTATACCATCGGCAATCAATAACTCCGACATTTTTGCCACAATATAGGGCTGAGAAATGGTCTGCCCCTGCCCTATTGGCAATGCGGTATTGTCATAGGCTTTATGCGCTAAAATTTCTGGTACAAAAATGTGTCGAGGGCTTCTCGCTATAGCCTGTAAAACTTGAGTATTTACAATGCCTTCAGCTTTTAATTTTTGTGCGAGAAGCTCGCCACTTCGACTTGATTTTCCGCCAATACTACTAATTAATCTGGCATTCATTTTACAACTCTCATAACGTTAATTGATTGATCCATTGCGACATAGACTCGATACTTTTATAGGCAGTCATATCAACAGTTAAAGGGGTTACTGAGGCATAACCATTACTAACAGCGTGAAAGTCTGTACCTTCACCAGCATCTAATTCTAGCCCTAACGAGCCATACCAATAAATATCTCTATTCCAAGGGTCAAGCATACGCTTCATTGTTTCAGCTTGGTGACGGTGCCCTAAACGCGTGACTTTAATGCCTTTTAACTCAGACAGCGGAATATCAGGTACATTAATATTAATAATTTGATCGGCCGGCAATGGGTGTTTAACTAAGTGTTTTATAAAACTGGCGGTAACTGATGCCGCAGTTTCATAATGTAATTCATCTTTTCCTGCTAACGATACGGCCACTGCTGGCATGCCCATGTGTCGACCTTCAGTAGCGGCAGCAACAGTACCTGAGTAAAGCGTATCATCACCTAAATTAGCCCCCTTATTGATACCGGCAACGACTAAGTCTGGTAATGGTTTAATTAGTTGGCTAATTGCAAGGTGTACTGCATCTGTTGGTGTGCCATTTACGGAAATAAAACCATTTTCAAGTGTTTCTGCACGAAGTGGGTTTAATAAGGTAAGTGAATTACTCGCACCACTGCAATTTCTATCAGGTGCGACCACAGTAACATTCGCAAATTGACTTAGCGCTTGGTACAACACTTTAATACCTAATGCGTTTACACCGTCATCATTGCTCAATAATATATTCATTCTTTGTTCTCTATTTTATGCTCAAATTCCCGCTCGGTTAAGTCTTGGTAGTTAAGTATTTCTCGCAATATAGTGGTAGCAAAACAGCCTGAAGGTAAGAAGAATTTTAACTTTACGACATGCTCGTTAGCGTTTTGCTTATCAAATGATATTTCTGCCTCATTTAACGAAAGCCTAATACGACGCCGCTCTTGCTTTAAACCAAACTTAATTAAGCCATGACAAATTTCTGGAAACTCTTCTATTAACCCATATTCTTGCTTAGCGGTAACACCGGTTGCTTTTGTTTCACCTGAGCCCCACAAGCAAGCCGTTAAGTCGATATCCTTTTCAATAAAGCGTTGCTTTGCAATATCATCTACTTCATCTAAATGGAATATGGATTGTGTGCCCGCTAACATCATGACATCACCAACATTTAACACGTCGAACTGTTCTGCTTTAATACGCTCACTCACTAAGTGATTAAACAAGTAGGAGCGAGCGGCTGAGAGGTAAATACTACGTTTTTTTCTATCTTTAACTTTTGCACCACTAAACAATGCTTTAGCTTTTTCAATATTGCCGCCATTAATACCAAAACGTTGCTCACCATAATAGTTTGGCACACCATGTTCGACAGCCGCATACCAACGGCGTATTAAATCATCAACATTCGTAACTGAACGTAAGATAATTTCAAAACGATTACCTGTAAGCGCCCCA is a genomic window containing:
- the mutS gene encoding DNA mismatch repair protein MutS → MTTATPDLSSHTPMMRQYLTIKAEFPNILVFYRMGDFYELFFDDAKKASDLLDISLTARGKTGGNAIPMAGVPYHAVENYLARLIQLGESVAICEQIGDPATSKGPVERKVVRILTPGTVSDEALLADRQDNLIVAITHTQQGFGLAYLDMTSGRFVLTEPATKEQLQAELQRLSPAELLYPETFQDTALISQHKGLRRRSEWEFDLDTAHKLLNEQFGTKELTGFGVADQSIGLMAAGCLLQYVKDSQRSALPHIRSIIAETAAKGVILDAATRRNLELTQNLQGGIENTLASILDTSATPMGSRLLKRWLHFPLRDIETLTTRQQSISALISTDTYSPLHDLLKHIGDIERIVSRVALRSARPRDFARLRNALLLLPELQQLLTTEGLSALTKLTSDTSPLTDIAHLLERAIVNNPPVLIRDGGVIAPHYHEELDELRDLSDGATEFLAQLEAREKERTGIQTLKVGYNKVHGFYIEISRNAAQDVPDDYIRRQTLKNNERFITNELKQHEEKVLSAQSKFLALEKRLYDQLFDLILPELDKLQTLAQAIAEIDVLTTFAERAETLNYVKPKLSQTPGINIEAGRHAVVEQMTEAPFIANPVVLTEARKMLIITGPNMGGKSTYMRQTALIVLLAHIGAFVPASAANIGMVDRIFTRIGASDDLASGRSTFMVEMTETANILHNATAKSLVLLDEIGRGTSTFDGLSLAWACAEMLALKTKAFTLFASHYFELTLLAEQISTLANVHLDAVEHDEKIIFMHAVQEGAASKSFGLQVAQLAGVPKTVIQRAKQRLKELENQQSASSISQDTQPFEQLSLMDDSHPVIDKLKSLDVNELSPRQALDLLFQLKQEL
- the rpoS gene encoding RNA polymerase sigma factor RpoS, whose protein sequence is MSIKKELNECADVNVAVETKTNKIVDDTPSNLDATQLYLGEIGISPLLTAEEEVYFSRLSLKGDEPSRKRMIESNLRLVVKIARRYNNRGLPLLDLIEEGNLGLIRAVEKFDPERGFRFSTYATWWIRQTIERAIMNQTRTIRLPIHVVKELNIYLRTARELIQKLDHEPTAEDIAQELDVPVANVTKMLRLNERMSSVDTPFGGESDKVLLDVIPDEKGSNPEQSLQDADIKNNIVHWLNELNSKQREVLARRFGLLGYEAATLEDVGVEIGLTRERVRQIQVEALKRLRDILSQQDLSIEALFQA
- a CDS encoding peptidoglycan DD-metalloendopeptidase family protein; translation: MRNIQYHHIVFSLLIFLLSACSSRQSPAPVVEVQGHVPLYKRVKSSISTTEYIVKKGETLYSIAWRADIDIRDLAQLNDLAPPYRIFPNQKLYLAKNSRKPSDSNTSTKSTKNVQTKVVKKPVATSKKQAYGSNTRREKSSINEPLSQGTFSQKISQWKWPNEGRIISLFSSKKQGNKGIDIAGNKGDLIRAAADGKVVYAGDVLRGYGRLIIVKHNDDYLSAYAHNDSILVKEQQTVKAGEIIAKMGDTEAKRVMLHFEVRFRGKSVNPLKYLPRR
- a CDS encoding YqaA family protein, with product MKIFSSLYEWTLKWAKHKFAPVILAVLTFAESVFFPIPPDVLLAPMVLANRKKAWFYASLTTVSSVIGGVVGYYLGFWMFEPLIQPLITEFGYQERFNTAISWFEQWGVWVVFLAGFSPIPYKLFTVSAGFLHMLFWPFLLASAVGRGLRFFLVAGIIYYGGETMEQKLRQWIDTIGWVIVVLIVIAYFLLSN
- a CDS encoding protein-L-isoaspartate(D-aspartate) O-methyltransferase; this encodes MNARLISSIGGKSSRSGELLAQKLKAEGIVNTQVLQAIARSPRHIFVPEILAHKAYDNTALPIGQGQTISQPYIVAKMSELLIADGIPDSILEIGTGSGYQTSILAQLTEKVFSVERIKSLQWQAKRKLRSIDLHNIAMKHGDGWQGWSSKGPFQAIIVTAAAVSVPQALLEQLTDGGRLVIPVGGQTQILKIITRAGNEYIEKQIEAVKFVPLVPGDLL